The following proteins are encoded in a genomic region of Planococcus lenghuensis:
- a CDS encoding RNA-guided endonuclease TnpB family protein, translating to MLPSCVNECVGRLHNGEKLSSANVTADLKSAIRNEAIRRARKAVADFKNGAAKKLPTFRSSLGISINNQNWNSVEKNGRWHIAFTSNTGKKALPVHESADVKTFFPFLTKDNREFRGTMALLRKGRDWYAAIPIQTSSDLQDKTIIEADCTSVGVDLGLRHVAVLSEPISGKRQFFSGKEIGYIRRHFRSLRRSLGQKKAPRAIERTGKKESRWMNDYNRKLANDIVDFARQFDSPLIKLEQLDAIRTTCRSQKRADRTIHSWAFYQLKQFIKERAAKFGIPVVDIDPYQTSQACFRCGHAEKANRQKEKFSCRQCGHTNHADLNAAANIAARTSLAV from the coding sequence ATGCTTCCTTCCTGCGTGAACGAATGCGTCGGGCGGCTCCATAACGGCGAAAAACTATCATCCGCCAACGTGACGGCCGATTTGAAATCCGCCATCCGGAATGAAGCCATCCGACGCGCCAGGAAAGCGGTCGCGGACTTCAAGAACGGGGCGGCGAAGAAACTGCCGACATTCCGAAGCTCGCTCGGGATCAGCATCAATAACCAGAACTGGAACAGCGTCGAAAAGAACGGCCGCTGGCACATCGCCTTCACGAGCAACACCGGCAAAAAAGCGTTGCCTGTACATGAAAGCGCCGACGTGAAGACGTTCTTCCCGTTCCTCACAAAGGACAACCGGGAATTCCGCGGAACGATGGCGCTGCTCCGCAAAGGCAGGGACTGGTATGCCGCCATCCCGATCCAGACAAGTTCCGATCTGCAGGATAAGACGATCATCGAAGCCGACTGCACATCCGTCGGTGTTGATTTGGGCCTTCGCCATGTGGCTGTTCTCTCGGAACCCATCAGCGGAAAACGCCAATTCTTTTCGGGCAAAGAGATCGGATACATCCGCCGTCACTTTCGTTCCCTGCGCCGTTCTCTCGGTCAGAAAAAGGCACCGCGTGCCATCGAACGCACAGGTAAAAAAGAAAGCCGCTGGATGAACGACTACAACCGAAAGCTCGCAAACGACATCGTCGATTTCGCCCGGCAATTCGATTCGCCGCTGATCAAACTGGAACAATTGGACGCGATCCGCACGACGTGCCGCAGCCAGAAACGCGCGGACCGAACGATCCATTCCTGGGCGTTTTATCAGCTGAAGCAGTTTATCAAGGAACGGGCGGCGAAGTTCGGGATTCCCGTCGTGGACATCGACCCGTACCAAACAAGTCAGGCCTGTTTCCGGTGCGGCCACGCAGAAAAGGCGAATCGGCAGAAGGAAAAATTCAGCTGCCGGCAATGCGGCCACACGAACCACGCGGACTTGAACGCCGCGGCGAACATCGCAGCACGCACGAGCCTGGCGGTGTAG
- a CDS encoding ABC-F family ATP-binding cassette domain-containing protein: MIVLQVNNIQKSFGAEEILASAKLEVQHRDRVALVGRNGAGKSTLLKIIAGELSYDSGELIIPKDLSIGYLEQHSGIDSKLSVWDEMITVFEHFRGQEAQLRKLEMQMADPDIYGDPVQNSKVMAEYDALQHAFKDAGGYQYEADTRAVLHGMKFYPEDYDKPVASLSGGQKTRLMLAKHLLAKPQLLILDEPTNHLDIETLRWLESYLKSYPGALLIVSHDRYFLDQVVTIVYEVSRRRTKKFTGNYSRYLAEKAKQYELDRKQFDKQQEEKAKLEDFVQRNIVRASTTKLAQSRRKVLEKTDWMDAPEGDEKSARFGFTIARQSGNDVLVVNDAAVGYEGKPVTQDVSLKLYRGDSLALVGPNGVGKSTLLKALVGDDTLLNGSVQFGTGVKIGYYEQEQANLAGNKTVLNELWDDYPQTPEKDIRTILGSFLFTGDDVLKSVASLSGGEKARVALAKLMMQKANVLILDEPTNHLDLDSKEVLEAALIDYPGTLLFVSHDRYFMNRIATKVVELSPEGTEEFLGDYDYYLEKKQEAAELLALEEETMQTATAPAATSRRLDKEQQKRERQLSRQLTAIEAEIEELDSQIAAVELQLCEPEVFQDHERVLPLQQELEQLKTTHDEQTERWVELQEELEQFTD, translated from the coding sequence ATGATCGTTTTACAAGTGAATAACATCCAGAAATCATTCGGCGCGGAAGAAATTCTCGCCAGCGCCAAATTGGAAGTTCAGCACCGGGACCGCGTTGCACTCGTCGGCCGGAACGGTGCCGGAAAATCGACATTATTGAAAATCATTGCCGGTGAATTGTCATATGACAGCGGTGAACTGATCATACCGAAAGATCTATCCATCGGCTATCTCGAACAGCATTCAGGTATTGATTCCAAATTGTCCGTATGGGATGAAATGATTACTGTGTTTGAGCATTTTCGCGGTCAGGAAGCCCAGCTGCGGAAACTTGAAATGCAGATGGCAGACCCGGATATCTACGGGGATCCGGTGCAAAACAGCAAAGTCATGGCTGAATATGATGCCCTGCAGCATGCCTTCAAGGATGCAGGCGGCTATCAGTATGAAGCGGATACCCGCGCTGTGCTCCATGGCATGAAGTTTTACCCGGAAGACTATGACAAGCCGGTCGCTTCCCTGTCCGGCGGTCAGAAAACCCGGCTGATGCTCGCAAAGCATTTGCTCGCAAAGCCCCAGCTGCTCATCCTTGATGAGCCGACGAACCATTTGGATATCGAAACGCTCCGCTGGCTCGAATCGTATTTGAAAAGCTATCCGGGTGCCTTGCTGATCGTATCGCACGACCGCTATTTCCTCGACCAGGTCGTCACAATTGTCTATGAGGTATCCAGGCGCCGCACAAAGAAATTCACCGGCAATTACAGCCGCTACTTAGCGGAAAAAGCGAAGCAGTATGAGCTGGACCGCAAGCAATTCGATAAGCAGCAGGAAGAAAAGGCCAAATTGGAGGATTTCGTGCAGCGCAATATTGTGCGGGCTTCCACGACAAAATTGGCCCAGAGCCGGCGCAAAGTGCTCGAGAAGACCGATTGGATGGATGCACCGGAAGGCGATGAAAAATCAGCCCGCTTCGGCTTCACGATTGCCAGACAGAGCGGCAATGACGTCCTGGTGGTCAACGATGCTGCTGTCGGCTATGAAGGCAAACCGGTGACTCAAGATGTCTCGCTGAAGCTGTATCGCGGGGACAGCCTCGCACTGGTGGGCCCGAACGGGGTCGGCAAGTCGACGCTATTGAAGGCATTGGTCGGTGATGATACGCTGCTCAATGGTTCTGTTCAGTTCGGCACCGGCGTGAAAATCGGCTACTATGAACAGGAACAGGCCAATTTAGCAGGCAATAAAACGGTGCTGAATGAGTTATGGGATGATTATCCGCAGACGCCCGAAAAAGACATCCGGACGATTCTCGGCAGTTTCCTGTTTACCGGTGACGACGTGTTGAAGTCTGTCGCTTCGCTATCCGGGGGTGAAAAAGCCCGGGTGGCGCTTGCTAAACTCATGATGCAAAAAGCGAATGTGCTGATTCTTGATGAACCGACCAACCACTTGGATCTCGACAGCAAAGAAGTGCTTGAGGCGGCATTGATCGATTATCCGGGTACGCTTTTGTTTGTGTCACACGACCGCTATTTCATGAACCGCATTGCCACTAAAGTCGTGGAATTGTCTCCTGAAGGAACAGAAGAATTTCTCGGGGATTACGATTATTATTTGGAGAAAAAGCAAGAAGCAGCAGAACTTCTGGCATTGGAAGAGGAAACTATGCAGACTGCCACCGCTCCAGCCGCCACGTCCCGCCGTCTCGACAAAGAGCAGCAGAAACGGGAGCGGCAGCTAAGCCGGCAGCTGACAGCCATCGAAGCTGAAATCGAAGAACTCGATAGTCAGATTGCTGCTGTGGAACTCCAGCTCTGTGAGCCTGAAGTGTTTCAGGATCATGAGCGCGTGCTGCCGCTGCAGCAGGAACTTGAACAGCTGAAAACTACACACGACGAGCAGACAGAGCGCTGGGTGGAACTTCAGGAAGAATTGGAACAATTTACAGACTGA
- the tatA gene encoding twin-arginine translocase TatA/TatE family subunit has translation MPGPLSLIIIAIVALIIFGPKKLPEFGKAFGSSLREFKNATKGLIDDEDEPVKKKDDQKEVK, from the coding sequence ATGCCAGGCCCGCTTAGTTTGATTATTATTGCGATTGTTGCCCTGATCATCTTCGGTCCAAAGAAACTGCCTGAATTCGGAAAAGCATTCGGTTCATCGCTGCGTGAGTTCAAGAATGCCACCAAAGGGCTGATTGACGACGAAGACGAACCAGTGAAGAAGAAAGACGACCAAAAAGAAGTAAAGTAA
- the tatC gene encoding twin-arginine translocase subunit TatC yields the protein MKQNDMTLVEHIEELRKRLAIIVVFFLLALVGSFFLAGPLIEFLQFNDHAENLELNAFKITDPLRIYLQVMMVLSLIITSPVILYQLWAFVSPGLLDQERRATLSYIPFSVLLFLGGIAFGYFILFPYAIGFMLQISDSMDIVETIGITEYFTFLFQMTLPFGVVFQLPVLMLFLTRLGILTPMQMVKSRKYAYFILVVVAAFITPPDIFSHLMVTVPLILLYEMSIVIARAGYRKFLRAEQQQVIEEQQEEAVLKRG from the coding sequence ATGAAGCAAAACGATATGACGCTGGTCGAACACATAGAGGAATTGCGAAAACGGCTAGCGATCATAGTCGTTTTCTTTCTGTTGGCGCTTGTCGGCAGTTTTTTCCTGGCAGGTCCGCTGATCGAATTCCTGCAGTTCAACGACCATGCGGAAAATCTGGAGCTGAACGCGTTCAAGATCACCGATCCGCTCCGGATTTACCTTCAAGTCATGATGGTGCTCTCTCTCATTATAACGTCCCCGGTCATTCTGTATCAGCTGTGGGCATTTGTCAGCCCGGGGCTCCTGGATCAGGAACGGCGGGCGACACTGAGCTACATTCCATTTTCCGTTCTGCTGTTTCTCGGCGGAATCGCTTTTGGCTATTTTATCTTGTTTCCGTACGCCATCGGGTTCATGCTGCAGATTTCAGACAGCATGGACATCGTGGAAACGATCGGCATCACCGAATACTTTACGTTTCTGTTCCAGATGACCTTGCCGTTCGGTGTGGTATTCCAGCTGCCCGTGCTGATGCTGTTCCTGACGCGACTCGGCATCCTGACGCCGATGCAGATGGTGAAGTCACGCAAGTACGCGTATTTCATTCTTGTTGTCGTTGCGGCGTTCATCACACCGCCGGATATCTTTTCGCATCTCATGGTCACCGTGCCACTCATCCTGCTGTATGAAATGAGCATTGTGATCGCCCGGGCCGGCTACCGCAAATTCCTGCGGGCCGAACAGCAGCAAGTAATCGAAGAACAACAGGAAGAGGCTGTCCTCAAACGCGGATAA
- a CDS encoding redox-sensing transcriptional repressor Rex, with product MYEVPKIPQATAKRLPLYYRFLQNFSNAGKIRVSSRELSEAMKIDSATIRRDFSQFGAFGKKGYGYDVQELLQFFRSILDRDEATNVALIGVGSLGSAFLKYNFHRNHNTKIVLAFDTGSPHAGEKRSGIFSFHPDVLEEKLIEHSIELVILTVPAKAAQPLADRLAGTDIKGILNFTPVRLDVPDRIRIHTIDLSVELQTLIYFIHQQET from the coding sequence TTGTATGAAGTTCCAAAAATCCCACAGGCGACTGCAAAGCGCCTGCCGCTGTATTACCGGTTTCTTCAGAACTTTTCGAATGCCGGCAAAATCCGTGTATCCTCCCGTGAACTGAGTGAAGCAATGAAAATCGACTCGGCGACGATCCGCCGGGACTTTTCACAATTTGGTGCATTCGGGAAAAAAGGGTACGGCTATGATGTGCAAGAGCTGCTGCAGTTTTTCCGGAGCATTCTGGACCGGGATGAAGCCACGAATGTCGCGCTGATCGGGGTCGGAAGTTTAGGCAGCGCCTTTTTAAAATATAATTTCCATCGCAATCACAATACGAAGATTGTGCTCGCATTCGATACAGGAAGCCCCCATGCAGGGGAGAAACGGAGCGGTATTTTCAGTTTTCATCCGGATGTCCTTGAGGAAAAACTGATTGAACACAGCATCGAACTGGTCATTCTGACGGTGCCGGCAAAAGCCGCACAGCCGCTCGCAGACCGGCTTGCCGGTACGGATATTAAAGGGATTCTCAACTTCACACCGGTGCGGCTTGATGTGCCGGACCGAATCCGGATTCATACAATCGATTTGTCTGTCGAACTGCAGACATTAATTTATTTTATCCACCAGCAAGAGACGTGA